One Aegilops tauschii subsp. strangulata cultivar AL8/78 chromosome 7, Aet v6.0, whole genome shotgun sequence genomic window carries:
- the LOC123493454 gene encoding uncharacterized protein, with protein sequence YWAQTANEVAFSLGYALELEDKLRARERKADALQGELHRKLKARESEAEALRAELRRAKAELDETTKAAVAREELCRKTKARERDTAEADALRAELRKAKAVLAEAKADAGIAVAAARGLREELDRKQKARERDASESDALRAELQQAKAELAATKAEAERAAAARWFWASSREHARALAERELRGYERGLEDMRRAALRRYPYLDPSLLFVPVRGPP encoded by the coding sequence TACTGGGCGCAGACGGCGAACGAGGTGGCCTTCTCGCTGGGCTACGCTCTGGAGCTGGAGGACAAGCTGAGGGCGCGCGAGCGCAAGGCGGACGCGCTCCAGGGGGAGCTGCACAGGAAGCTGAAGGCGCGGGAGAGCGAGGCGGAGGCGCTGCGGGCGGAGCTGCGCAGGGCCAAGGCCGAGCTCGACGAGACGAccaaggcggcggtggcgcgggagGAGCTGTGCAGGAAAACGAAGGCGCGGGAGCGCGACACCGCCGAGGCGGACGCGCTGCGGGCGGAGCTGCGCAAGGCGAAGGCCGTGCTCGCCGAGGCCAAGGCGGACGCGGGGatcgcggtggcggcggcgcgcgggctcAGGGAGGAGCTGGACAGGAAGCAGAAGGCGCGGGAGCGGGACGCCAGCGAGTCGGACGCGCTGCGGGCGGAGCTGCAACAGGCGAAGGCCGAGCTcgccgcgaccaaggcggaggccgagagggcggcggcggcgcggtggttCTGGGCGTCGAGCAGGGAGCACGCGCGCGCGCTGGCGGAGCGGGAGCTGCGGGGGTACGAGCGCGGCCTGGAGGACATGAGGCGCGCCGCGCTCCGTCGCTACCCGTACCTGGACCCGTCGCTGCTCTTCGTGCCGGTCCGCGGCCCCCCGTAG
- the LOC109732600 gene encoding monooxygenase 2: MADGSLDAEVVIVGGGIAGLATAVALQRAGVAPGGRGILVLERHPELRATGTAMTVFPNGWFALRALGVAHKLTSRYDVIEKSRVTNLETGTTQVFRFAGNKVSDEVRMRAVDRKALLDALADELPPGMVRFSSKLVSIDAIPATSGSSEATVLRLEDGAVIRAKILIGCDGVHSVVARWLGLSEPLRSGRSTIRGLSVYPSGHGLKQEIRQYLSNGIRAGLLPISNTGIYWYLVNNTIPQEKVASADPVKILREVTENLGAHLPAEYLDVVRNTDLRNLSWAPLLYRNPWGVLTGKAARGTVTVAGDAFHPMTPEMAQGGCSALEDAVVLARALSQAATPSEGLAAYVAKRRGRATWLVAVAYVSGWVQQGGTNVHAAVGWVVRLFRDWIFFRFVFPRLADTMWYNCGDLVPCKNHTE, from the exons atggccgatggcagcctggacGCGGAGGTGGTGATCGTCGGCGGCGGCATCGCGGGCCTTGCAACGGCGGTGGCGCTCCAGCGGGCGGGCGTGGCGCCCGGTGGCCGCGGCATCTTGGTGCTAGAGCGGCACCCCGAACTGCGCGCCACCGGGACGGCCATGACCGTCTTCCCCAACGGCTGGTTCGCGCTCCGCGCGCTTGGCGTCGCACACAAGCTCACGTCCCGCTACGACGTCATCGAAAA ATCCCGGGTGACCAATCTTGAGACCGGGACGACGCAGGTGTTTCGATTTGCCGGGAACAAAGTCAG TGATGAAGTGAGAATGAGAGCCGTGGACCGAAAGGCGCTGCTGGATGCGCTAGCAGACGAGCTGCCCCCGGGCATGGTCCGCTTCTCCTCCAAGCTCGTCTCCATCGACGCCATACCCGCAACTAGCGGCTCGTCGGAGGCCACCGTCCTAAGATTAGAAGACGGCGCCGTGATCCGAGCCAAA ATTCTGATCGGTTGCGACGGCGTGCACTCGGTGGTGGCGCGGTGGCTCGGCCTGTCGGAGCCACTGAGGTCGGGCCGGTCCACCATCCGCGGCCTCTCCGTGTACCCTAGCGGGCACGGTTTGAAGCAAGAGATCCGGCAGTACCTGTCGAACGGTATCCGAGCCGGCTTGCTGCCCATCAGCAATACCGGTATCTACTGGTACCTTGTCAACAACACCATTCCCCAAG AGAAAGTAGCCAGTGCGGACCCTGTGAAGATCTTGCGGGAGGTGACTGAAAACCTGGGCGCGCACCTGCCCGCCGAGTACCTGGACGTGGTCCGTAACACCGACCTGCGCAACCTCTCGTGGGCGCCATTGTTGTACAGAAACCCCTGGGGCGTGCTCACGGGCAAGGCAGCCCGTGGAACGGTAACCGTAGCCGGCGACGCGTTCCACCCCATGACACCGGAGATGGCGCAGGGCGGGTGCTCCGCGCTCGAGGACGCGGTGGTGCTCGCCCGCGCCTTGTCGCAGGCCGCCACGCCCTCCGAGGGCCTGGCCGCATACGTGGCGAAGCGGCGTGGCCGGGCGACATGGCTGGTCGCCGTGGCCTACGTATCGGGCTGGGTCCAGCAGGGCGGGACCAACGTCCATGCTGCCGTTGGGTGGGTGGTCAGGTTGTTTCGGGACTGGATCTTTTTCCGGTTCGTCTTCCCTAGGCTCGCCGACACCATGTGGTACAATTGCGGTGACCTTGTGCCGTGCAAGAACCACACCGAGTGA